Below is a genomic region from Bacillus anthracis str. Vollum.
GGCGAAATCAATGCGTAAATTGACCAATTTTTGATTGGACAGTGGCTTGCTCTCACTGTCTGATAAGATCTCTTTATTCTTATTGTACATAAAAACAAATTGAATATGCAGTGAGGCTCTTATGATTAAAAAATTATATGCTATGTCAATTATATTCATAGCGCGTTTTTTACCGTTATAAAAGATAAAAACTCGAAAACAGAAAAATAATATACCTTTTATTCTATACAGCAACCTAAATATTATAATCAACTTTTCCATAGAAATTAATCCTTTTGTTATACATCTTTATTCCCTTAACATTGTCAAATTTCAGTTATTCATTCTGGATAGTCAATAAATAGATTACGGTTATGTTAGTATTTTTTTAAAATAATAGTATTAAATAGTGGAATGCAAATGATAAATGGGCTTTAAACAAAACTAATGAAATAATCTACAAATGGAATTTCTCCAGTTTTAGATTAAACCATACCAAAAAAATCACACTGTCAAGAAAAATGATAGAATCCCTACACTAATTAACATAACCAAATTGGTAGTTATAGGTAGAAACTTATTTATTTCTATAATACCATGCAAAAAACAAACTAAATATTCTGTTCCATACTATTTTAGTAAATTATTTAGCAAGTAAATTTTGGTGTATAAACAAAGTTTATCTTAATATAAAAAATTACTTTACTTTTATACAGATTAAAATGAAAAATTTTTTATGACAAGAAATATTGCCTTTAATTTATGAGGAAATAAGTAAAATTTTCTACATACTTTATTTTATTGTTGAAATGTTCACTTATAAAAAAGGAGAGATTAAATATGAATATAAAAAAAGAATTTATAAAAGTAATTAGTATGTCATGTTTAGTAACAGCAATTACTTTGAGTGGTCCCGTCTTTATCCCCCTTGTACAGGGGGCGGGCGGTCATGGTGATGTAGGTATGCACGTAAAAGAGAAAGAGAAAAATAAAGATGAGAATAAGAGAAAAGATGAAGAACGAAATAAAACACAGGAAGAGCATTTAAAGGAAATCATGAAACACATTGTAAAAATAGAAGTAAAAGGGGAGGAAGCTGTTAAAAAAGAGGCAGCAGAAAAGCTACTTGAGAAAGTACCATCTGATGTTTTAGAGATGTATAAAGCAATTGGAGGAAAGATATATATTGTGGATGGTGATATTACAAAACATATATCTTTAGAAGCATTATCTGAAGATAAGAAAAAAATAAAAGACATTTATGGGAAAGATGCTTTATTACATGAACATTATGTATATGCAAAAGAAGGATATGAACCCGTACTTGTAATCCAATCTTCGGAAGATTATGTAGAAAATACTGAAAAGGCACTGAACGTTTATTATGAAATAGGTAAGATATTATCAAGGGATATTTTAAGTAAAATTAATCAACCATATCAGAAATTTTTAGATGTATTAAATACCATTAAAAATGCATCTGATTCAGATGGACAAGATCTTTTATTTACTAATCAGCTTAAGGAACATCCCACAGACTTTTCTGTAGAATTCTTGGAACAAAATAGCAATGAGGTACAAGAAGTATTTGCGAAAGCTTTTGCATATTATATCGAGCCACAGCATCGTGATGTTTTACAGCTTTATGCACCGGAAGCTTTTAATTACATGGATAAATTTAACGAACAAGAAATAAATCTATCCTTGGAAGAACTTAAAGATCAACGGATGCTGGCAAGATATGAAAAATGGGAAAAGATAAAACAGCACTATCAACACTGGAGCGATTCTTTATCTGAAGAAGGAAGAGGACTTTTAAAAAAGCTGCAGATTCCTATTGAGCCAAAGAAAGATGACATAATTCATTCTTTATCTCAAGAAGAAAAAGAGCTTCTAAAAAGAATACAAATTGATAGTAGTGATTTTTTATCTACTGAGGAAAAAGAGTTTTTAAAAAAGCTACAAATTGATATTCGTGATTCTTTATCTGAAGAAGAAAAAGAGCTTTTAAATAGAATACAGGTGGATAGTAGTAATCCTTTATCTGAAAAAGAAAAAGAGTTTTTAAAAAAGCTGAAACTTGATATTCAACCATATGATATTAATCAAAGGTTGCAAGATACAGGAGGGTTAATTGATAGTCCGTCAATTAATCTTGATGTAAGAAAGCAGTATAAAAGGGATATTCAAAATATTGATGCTTTATTACATCAATCCATTGGAAGTACCTTGTACAATAAAATTTATTTGTATGAAAATATGAATATCAATAACCTTACAGCAACCCTAGGTGCGGATTTAGTTGATTCCACTGATAATACTAAAATTAATAGAGGTATTTTCAATGAATTCAAAAAAAATTTCAAATATAGTATTTCTAGTAACTATATGATTGTTGATATAAATGAAAGGCCTGCATTAGATAATGAGCGTTTGAAATGGAGAATCCAATTATCACCAGATACTCGAGCAGGATATTTAGAAAATGGAAAGCTTATATTACAAAGAAACATCGGTCTGGAAATAAAGGATGTACAAATAATTAAGCAATCCGAAAAAGAATATATAAGGATTGATGCGAAAGTAGTGCCAAAGAGTAAAATAGATACAAAAATTCAAGAAGCACAGTTAAATATAAATCAGGAATGGAATAAAGCATTAGGGTTACCAAAATATACAAAGCTTATTACATTCAACGTGCATAATAGATATGCATCCAATATTGTAGAAAGTGCTTATTTAATATTGAATGAATGGAAAAATAATATTCAAAGTGATCTTATAAAAAAGGTAACAAATTACTTAGTTGATGGTAATGGAAGATTTGTTTTTACCGATATTACTCTCCCTAATATAGCTGAACAATATACACATCAAGATGAGATATATGAGCAAGTTCATTCAAAAGGGTTATATGTTCCAGAATCCCGTTCTATATTACTCCATGGACCTTCAAAAGGTGTAGAATTAAGGAATGATAGTGAGGGTTTTATACACGAATTTGGACATGCTGTGGATGATTATGCTGGATATCTATTAGATAAGAACCAATCTGATTTAGTTACAAATTCTAAAAAATTCATTGATATTTTTAAGGAAGAAGGGAGTAATTTAACTTCGTATGGGAGAACAAATGAAGCGGAATTTTTTGCAGAAGCCTTTAGGTTAATGCATTCTACGGACCATGCTGAACGTTTAAAAGTTCAAAAAAATGCTCCGAAAACTTTCCAATTTATTAACGATCAGATTAAGTTCATTATTAACTCATAAGTAATGTATTAAAAATTTTCAAATGGATTTAATAATAATAATAATAATAATAATAATAACGGGACCAGCCATTATGAAGCAACTAATTCTAGACTTGATAGTAATTCTTGGGAAGCACCAGATAGTGTAAAAGGTGGCATTGCCAGAATGATATTTTATGTGTTCGTTAGATATGAAGGCAAAAACAATGATCCTGACCTAGAACTTAATGATAATGTTATTAATAATTTAATGCCTTTTATAGGAATATTAGTAAAAGTGCCGAAAAGATCCTGTTGCAAAGCTTTTAAAGAACATATTATTCTATCAAGTGGCTGTATATTTTGTGTAATTTTCAATAAATTTTGTAATTAAGCATACGTCAAAAAACCGAAATCTGAGCTCAGATTTCGGTTTTTTGACGTATGCTTATACAGATTTGCAGGTTTTAATTTCATTTGTTCAATATTAAAAGGGTCCATTTAAATGCAAGATGATGCACATACATTTCGTTAAAGCCAAATAAGACGCAAAAAATATTCTTCTCTACTTCACCAATTACATCATATAGTATGAGCCAATCTTTTCGTTTTAACAATACTTCGCGGTTATTCCAGCAATTACTTAGTAGAAGGTTCTCTTCAATCATCCTTTTGGAAAGTTCTAAAGGATACTTTTCGATTCTATCTTTTAACTTTTGAATTATTTCTTTTCCATACAAACTCACCTCATCTTGAATTGAAGCTATAATCCACTGTTTCTCGTAGTTAGTTTCGCACTTGCCCACCACATCTGAAATAAACGTTCAACTGTTACTGATAAAAAGTTACTTATTTCTAATTTGATTCCATCTTTCGTTAAATATGATTCAAACCACTCTGTCTCTTCATGCGGGTGATACGACAAAATTGAGCCATTTTGTCGATCTTCATCTTCTGGCGGTGCTGACCATTTCACTATATTTTTTCCGTTCACCGTTTATGTTCACTACATTATACGTTCCCTCATTTGCTAAGAAACTCATAGCAAATATTTTATCAGAGTAATAAAAAGCACATTCCCTATTAGGATTCAGTAATTCTTCCCAACTAATCTTATTTCTTCTGGAATCTCACGTTTCGCTGTTTCAATGGGTTTAAAATAGAACTCCTTATGGTTTAGTTTTTTGTTATTTATAGGGAAATTACGGTACGTGGAGTTAAATTATCTTTTGCTAAAGCGTTTTGTATTTCATAATATACGGTTAATGTTTTTTCATGTGGTGTTCATAATCTATCGAAGCTTGAATTTTAAGTGCCTGTTCAAATCCCTTTTTTCCATACACATAATGTTGATTTAGTGAAACTGTATTTCCATTAATACTGCTTATCAGATTCTACCTGTCCTATTAACTCTTTATGCTTTGTAATATTACCATCTATAAAACCTGTTCTTCAATTGCTTTATACAATTCTAAAACATCAGATGGTACTTTCTTAAGGAGCTTTTCTATCTCATCTTTTTTTACTTCCACCCTTACAACATGCTCAATGATTTTCTTTAAATACTCTTCTCGTGTTTTTTTCGTTTCTCATCTTTTATTTTATTTTTCCATTCTATATGCATTCCTTTATCATCATGAACACCGGCTCCATGCACAAGGGATACAAAGATGGGCCGTTATTATACAAGAAACGCTTATAATTTTCGCAATTTTTTATTAAAATACCACTCTTAAAGAAAAGATTAATTCTAACTCTCTATTTGTATGTTTTCTTTAGTATAAAAATAGAAACAAAAATTCCATTTAAATCTTTAAATGTATTTATATAAAATTACATAATTCTCATGAAAATATTTGTGTATAATAATATTGAATTGTACAACAATTTTCTTTTAAATTATATTTTCAATATCTATATCTACCTACCTAATAAATTTAAGTAAAGTATCTTTAAACGATAAAAAAGACGCTATAAAAAGCGTCTTTTTTATAAGATTTTTATTACTTTTTCCCTTTGTTTAATAAATGAAAATATAAGCTTTCTTATTGTAATAAATAAGATTTTTATTTCTATTAAAACCTTAAAATAGGAGGTAATTATATAAAATCTATTGGATAGGGTTTAACAACTTAATAATCCCTTCAACTTTTGGATTATTAATGCTATAGTATATCTCTAAACCTTGTCGATTTCTTTTTAAAACTTTTCCTCTCATTTTACATAAATGCTGGGATACAGTTGATTGTGGTAGTTTTAAGATTTGAATGATTTGCGTTACATTTAATGCTTTATGTTTGTAAAGTTCATTGACTATTTTTAAACGCATAGGATGTGCCATTGTTTTTAAAAGTTCAGCATCATCTTCTAAACTCATGTATTCAATTTTATGATCTACAAATACTGTCATAGCAATTCCTCTCTCTTTATGTTTTAATGTAGTTTAACCTTTTAATAATATGACATTATTATGTTCGTACATTGTGATGTTTTGTATAATAAACTGATTATATAATTCTAATGTATAATATTAATATGATTTTAATATTAAGTTTTTAAGAACTTTCGCACACTATTTTTAATATCTAATTTAGGATTTTTATAGTACTTTTAAATTAAATTATAAAGAAATAAAACAAGAAATGTATAGATTCTTTAACCTCATATTTTCTATTAATTGATTTAGAGTATAGTCCCTATATCGTGATAAATTATATAAACTATATTCCTAAATTACCACTTTTATCTTTTCCAACAGAAGAATATTTTTGGCAGTTGCTTTCTCTTTCAATATATTTGCCACACTCTTGTGGTCCTTATCAATTTCAATCATACTATCTATTTACCGTATTAACTTTTGCTCATTAATGTAGTGTAATTAGTTCATTGGCGCTCGTTTCGTCTAATCTACTAACTACCTATAATAATTAAAGTCTTTTCGCAATATAGATTTCTGCTATGCTGTTAGTAAGACACCCTTACCTTAATACATAGAACCGTTTCTGCACCTGAACAGCACACCTTTACTACATTCCTTAAGGCATGAACCTTTATTTTGAGCATCAATATATTATAGATATCTTATTGAATGTGCAATTGTCCTCTAATTAAATTTTTCTGTGCTTTCTAAACTCCAGATACTTCGCACAATTGTATATAGAATCATTGGATGTTTCATTTTCTCTAAGTTTTTATGGATCCTACAAACAATCTCAAAGGATTATGATGATTTAGATTACTGTTTAAAACATACTCTCCTTGTATTTCTTACAAAAAGAGTATGTTTTAATTTTACTGTTTTTTAGATAATTTAAAAATCACCTAGAATTACCTTATCCTATCTCATAGCCTTTTTTAGAAAAGATTAAAATTTTCTTGATCCCGTTGGTACTAGTATCCCCATTCTCACTAGGATTAATAATAGTGTTTTCTTTAGTAACAGCATATACATTTACCTTATAATTGGGATTACTTATATATAACGGTAATTTATCATTATATTTTTTAAAATCTATAAATGTTTTTCCATCTTGCCGTAAACTAGAAATATTCAACATATCATATCTGTCATTTATAACTTCTTTAAGCCCTTCAGTATCTTCAATTTCTACAATATAACCTGATAATATTTTTCTTATATCCTTATCAATATTTAACAATAATCCCTCTGTTGACGAATTAATTACTTCTCTATGAGCCTCCTTAACTACTGACTCATCCGCCCCAACTGCTATGTTATTTCTATCATAATGAAAACGTTTATCTCTTATTAAAATATTCATTTTTGCATTTAATTTGATTTTATCTAATACAGTATATATGTTAGTTACGTTTAATTCCGCTAACTGATTCTTGATATTTTGAGATGTTTGTTGATCGAAATTAAAATCAAATTCGGTTATGTCTTTCCCTTGATATTGTAAGTTTCCATTCGATTCGTTAAATCCAAATGCTATTTTAAGGGCTTCTTTTAATG
It encodes:
- the lef gene encoding anthrax toxin lethal factor; protein product: MNIKKEFIKVISMSCLVTAITLSGPVFIPLVQGAGGHGDVGMHVKEKEKNKDENKRKDEERNKTQEEHLKEIMKHIVKIEVKGEEAVKKEAAEKLLEKVPSDVLEMYKAIGGKIYIVDGDITKHISLEALSEDKKKIKDIYGKDALLHEHYVYAKEGYEPVLVIQSSEDYVENTEKALNVYYEIGKILSRDILSKINQPYQKFLDVLNTIKNASDSDGQDLLFTNQLKEHPTDFSVEFLEQNSNEVQEVFAKAFAYYIEPQHRDVLQLYAPEAFNYMDKFNEQEINLSLEELKDQRMLARYEKWEKIKQHYQHWSDSLSEEGRGLLKKLQIPIEPKKDDIIHSLSQEEKELLKRIQIDSSDFLSTEEKEFLKKLQIDIRDSLSEEEKELLNRIQVDSSNPLSEKEKEFLKKLKLDIQPYDINQRLQDTGGLIDSPSINLDVRKQYKRDIQNIDALLHQSIGSTLYNKIYLYENMNINNLTATLGADLVDSTDNTKINRGIFNEFKKNFKYSISSNYMIVDINERPALDNERLKWRIQLSPDTRAGYLENGKLILQRNIGLEIKDVQIIKQSEKEYIRIDAKVVPKSKIDTKIQEAQLNINQEWNKALGLPKYTKLITFNVHNRYASNIVESAYLILNEWKNNIQSDLIKKVTNYLVDGNGRFVFTDITLPNIAEQYTHQDEIYEQVHSKGLYVPESRSILLHGPSKGVELRNDSEGFIHEFGHAVDDYAGYLLDKNQSDLVTNSKKFIDIFKEEGSNLTSYGRTNEAEFFAEAFRLMHSTDHAERLKVQKNAPKTFQFINDQIKFIINS
- the pagR gene encoding transcriptional repressor PagR: MTVFVDHKIEYMSLEDDAELLKTMAHPMRLKIVNELYKHKALNVTQIIQILKLPQSTVSQHLCKMRGKVLKRNRQGLEIYYSINNPKVEGIIKLLNPIQ